A single region of the Thermococcus zilligii AN1 genome encodes:
- a CDS encoding class III signal peptide-containing protein: MGRKGQVSLEFLFVFAIMVLLLAYSINNVTFKEGSTSVENLRIQVALEEKSLANAISNTINQVYAQGPGAKATGYVRVNYLRDPQMLEKATGVKSPKVFITYENGPLITITGTGSTVVLAGPDKNAFWSESMYKKILSSSSSIWSPKGSVKVDSKTAYGLEINPSDLPPTLRIVVEWNPDAPEGWKFNSTTEEIRINIKPGG, translated from the coding sequence ATGGGTAGAAAGGGACAGGTCTCACTGGAATTCCTCTTTGTGTTCGCGATAATGGTGCTCCTCTTAGCTTATTCAATCAACAATGTAACGTTCAAAGAGGGCTCAACATCGGTTGAAAACCTGAGGATACAGGTGGCACTGGAGGAGAAGAGCCTCGCAAATGCAATCTCGAACACGATAAACCAGGTCTATGCCCAGGGGCCGGGGGCCAAGGCCACCGGTTACGTCCGCGTAAACTACCTCAGAGATCCGCAGATGCTGGAGAAGGCGACCGGAGTAAAAAGCCCTAAAGTGTTCATAACCTACGAAAACGGCCCGCTCATAACTATTACCGGAACAGGATCCACCGTGGTTCTCGCGGGGCCGGATAAGAACGCCTTCTGGAGCGAATCCATGTATAAAAAGATACTGTCCTCCAGTAGCTCAATCTGGTCACCCAAAGGAAGCGTTAAAGTGGACTCCAAAACGGCATACGGCCTGGAGATAAACCCGAGCGACCTGCCCCCAACCCTCAGGATAGTGGTTGAATGGAACCCCGATGCACCCGAGGGGTGGAAATTCAACTCAACAACCGAAGAGATCAGGATAAACATAAAACCCGGTGGGTGA
- a CDS encoding FtsZ/tubulin family protein, whose amino-acid sequence MRALIIGVGQCGTKIADIFSLVDFESLAINTSRGDLEYLKHIPPERRILIGESLTGGKGVNANPVLGREAMKRDLPMVMKKISSIVGYEDVDIFFLTFGFGGGTGAGGTPVLAEALKEEYPDSLVVAIGALPLKEEGIRPTINAAITVDKLSKVADSIIAIDNNKLKEGDLDISQAYEKINYTIAERIASLLALIDVPGEQTLDASDLKFVLKAFGSFATVGYAKSRADQVKSLSRLIARSFESEGLYLEVNVESALYGLVAIHGPPEVLKAREIFEALDELTGRIKGKQIFRGFYPDPRERDVEVVTLLSGIYESKSIEDIIATAKRYAESFMKAKAEAEEKKKTLLTGLPDFDDIYPAEGELDG is encoded by the coding sequence GTGAGAGCTTTGATAATAGGGGTCGGACAGTGCGGGACTAAAATAGCGGACATCTTCTCCCTCGTGGACTTTGAGAGCCTGGCCATAAACACTTCAAGGGGCGATTTGGAGTACCTAAAGCACATCCCGCCTGAGAGAAGAATACTGATAGGGGAGAGCCTAACCGGGGGGAAGGGGGTAAACGCCAACCCCGTTCTTGGGAGAGAGGCCATGAAGCGCGATCTGCCCATGGTTATGAAGAAGATTTCCTCGATCGTGGGTTATGAGGACGTTGATATATTCTTCCTCACTTTCGGCTTTGGCGGCGGGACCGGGGCCGGGGGGACGCCCGTCCTTGCCGAAGCACTGAAAGAAGAATACCCGGACTCGCTGGTGGTTGCGATAGGGGCACTGCCCCTGAAGGAAGAGGGAATAAGACCGACGATAAACGCGGCGATAACCGTAGATAAGCTTTCAAAAGTCGCCGACTCAATAATCGCCATAGACAACAACAAGCTCAAGGAAGGAGACCTGGACATAAGTCAAGCTTACGAGAAGATAAACTACACAATAGCCGAGAGGATAGCATCGCTTCTGGCGCTCATAGACGTCCCGGGTGAGCAGACGCTGGATGCGAGCGATCTTAAGTTCGTCCTAAAGGCCTTTGGAAGCTTTGCCACGGTTGGCTATGCCAAATCCCGGGCCGATCAGGTGAAAAGCCTCTCGAGGCTTATAGCAAGGTCTTTCGAAAGCGAGGGGCTCTACCTCGAGGTCAACGTTGAGTCCGCCCTCTACGGCCTCGTGGCAATTCACGGGCCCCCTGAAGTGCTGAAGGCGAGGGAGATATTCGAGGCCCTGGACGAGCTGACCGGGAGAATAAAAGGCAAGCAGATTTTCAGGGGCTTTTACCCGGATCCCCGGGAGAGGGATGTTGAGGTTGTGACCCTCCTGAGCGGGATTTACGAGAGCAAAAGCATAGAGGACATAATAGCCACGGCAAAGAGGTACGCTGAGTCCTTCATGAAAGCAAAAGCCGAAGCAGAAGAAAAGAAAAAGACCCTCCTGACCGGACTCCCGGACTTCGATGACATTTACCCTGCGGAGGGAGAGCTCGATGGATGA
- the twy1 gene encoding 4-demethylwyosine synthase TYW1 — protein sequence MAIVVNSNPNMPEEIALLFRKQHYELVGRHSSVKLCHWLKESLTGGRFCYKQKFYGIASHRCLQMTPVTAWCTHNCIFCWRPMEGFLGTELPQPWDDPAFIVEESIKAQRKLLVGYKGNPEVPKEKFEEAWNPRHAAISLSGEPMLYPYMGDLVEEFHKRGFTTFIVTNGTVPERLEEMIREDRLPTQLYVSLTAPDIETYNRVNVPMIPDGWERIKDTLRLMKDAQTRTVIRLTLVKGENMHNPEGYAELIKLANPMFVEAKAYMFVGFSRNRLTINNMPKHEEIRAFAEELVKHLPGYHIEDEYEPSRVVLIMRDDVDSQGRGLNGRFIKG from the coding sequence ATGGCGATAGTGGTGAACTCAAACCCAAACATGCCTGAGGAAATCGCTCTCCTCTTCAGGAAACAGCACTACGAGCTCGTCGGTAGGCACAGTTCGGTGAAGCTCTGCCACTGGCTCAAGGAGAGCCTCACCGGCGGGAGGTTCTGCTACAAGCAGAAGTTCTATGGCATAGCGAGCCACCGCTGCCTCCAGATGACGCCCGTCACGGCATGGTGCACCCACAACTGCATATTCTGCTGGCGCCCGATGGAGGGCTTCCTGGGAACGGAGCTTCCCCAGCCATGGGACGATCCAGCATTCATCGTCGAGGAGAGCATAAAGGCCCAGAGGAAGCTTTTAGTTGGCTACAAGGGCAACCCTGAGGTTCCGAAGGAGAAGTTTGAGGAGGCCTGGAACCCAAGGCATGCCGCCATAAGCCTCTCGGGCGAGCCGATGCTCTATCCCTACATGGGTGACCTCGTTGAGGAGTTCCACAAGAGGGGCTTTACCACATTCATAGTCACGAACGGAACCGTCCCCGAAAGGCTCGAGGAGATGATAAGGGAGGACAGGCTCCCCACCCAGCTCTACGTCTCGCTTACTGCGCCTGACATTGAGACCTACAACAGGGTGAACGTCCCGATGATACCCGACGGCTGGGAGAGGATAAAGGATACCCTGCGGCTTATGAAAGACGCTCAGACAAGGACGGTAATAAGGCTGACCCTTGTTAAAGGCGAGAACATGCACAACCCGGAAGGATACGCCGAGCTGATAAAGCTCGCTAACCCGATGTTCGTCGAGGCAAAGGCCTACATGTTCGTCGGCTTCTCAAGGAACAGGCTCACCATCAACAACATGCCAAAGCACGAGGAGATCAGGGCCTTCGCGGAGGAGCTTGTGAAGCACCTCCCCGGATACCACATCGAGGACGAATACGAGCCGAGCAGGGTCGTTCTCATAATGCGCGACGACGTTGATTCCCAGGGCAGGGGCCTGAACGGGAGGTTCATAAAAGGCTGA
- a CDS encoding TIGR00703 family protein has product MLEGYYIVENTGIVPAVRRFKFKDLKAWGYDLHLGTIDGREAYFVSNTGTREEGETYRQDGKEYHISETQREIPKDARLLARIVIEKGQPYLEFWLDTEEGNFPLAKEDPRLILHRFWTEKKFNQLEKHVGSVGLTTDFFKDRVFVKSLPLTYEEYPPKVRKVLREVRDIHRDMTGFGRFVFQYFGEEDKAHHYRLWWLLPTIHLFDVEVSNEVDKVLAMLD; this is encoded by the coding sequence ATGCTCGAAGGCTACTATATCGTCGAGAACACCGGGATTGTCCCCGCCGTGAGGAGGTTCAAGTTTAAAGACCTGAAGGCCTGGGGCTACGACCTTCACCTTGGGACTATCGACGGCAGGGAGGCCTACTTTGTCTCAAACACCGGGACAAGGGAGGAGGGCGAAACCTATAGGCAGGACGGTAAGGAATACCATATCAGCGAGACCCAGAGGGAAATACCAAAGGACGCCAGACTTTTAGCGAGGATAGTTATAGAAAAGGGCCAGCCCTATCTGGAGTTCTGGCTCGACACGGAAGAAGGGAACTTCCCGCTGGCGAAGGAAGACCCGAGACTGATCCTCCACCGCTTCTGGACTGAGAAGAAGTTCAACCAGCTGGAGAAGCACGTTGGGAGCGTTGGCCTTACCACGGACTTCTTCAAGGACAGGGTTTTCGTGAAGAGCCTGCCCCTGACCTACGAGGAATATCCACCGAAGGTCAGAAAGGTTCTGAGGGAGGTAAGGGACATACACCGCGACATGACCGGCTTTGGAAGGTTCGTCTTCCAGTACTTCGGCGAGGAGGACAAGGCACACCACTACCGCCTCTGGTGGCTCCTGCCGACGATACACCTCTTCGACGTCGAGGTCTCAAACGAGGTAGACAAAGTCCTGGCCATGCTCGACTGA
- the pdxT gene encoding pyridoxal 5'-phosphate synthase glutaminase subunit PdxT: MVRVGVLGLQGDVSEHVDAAKKALKNLGVSGEVFWLRRPEQLEGISAIIIPGGESTTISRLMLKTGLFEPVKKLGEEGLPIMGTCAGLIMLSKEVVGATPEQRFLELLDVKVNRNAYGRQVDSFEAPIKLAFSDEPFIGVFIRAPRIVELLSNRVKPIAWLGDRVVGVEQDNLIGLEFHPELTEDTRVHEYFLRKAL, from the coding sequence ATGGTCAGGGTGGGAGTCCTCGGCCTCCAGGGGGACGTGAGCGAGCACGTCGATGCGGCCAAAAAAGCCCTCAAAAACCTCGGCGTTTCCGGCGAGGTCTTCTGGCTCAGAAGGCCGGAGCAACTCGAGGGGATCTCCGCGATAATAATCCCGGGCGGAGAGAGCACGACGATTTCAAGGCTTATGCTCAAGACCGGCCTCTTTGAGCCGGTCAAAAAGCTCGGTGAGGAAGGATTGCCAATAATGGGAACCTGTGCCGGGCTGATAATGCTCTCGAAGGAAGTTGTAGGGGCAACGCCGGAGCAGAGGTTCCTTGAGCTACTCGACGTTAAGGTGAACAGAAACGCCTACGGCAGGCAGGTGGACAGCTTTGAAGCGCCTATAAAGCTTGCCTTCAGCGACGAGCCTTTCATAGGTGTATTCATCCGCGCCCCGAGGATAGTTGAGCTTTTGAGCAACAGGGTGAAGCCGATAGCCTGGCTCGGGGACAGGGTTGTTGGCGTTGAGCAGGACAACCTGATCGGCCTCGAGTTCCACCCAGAGCTGACAGAGGACACGAGGGTCCACGAGTACTTTTTGAGGAAGGCCCTTTGA
- the pdxS gene encoding pyridoxal 5'-phosphate synthase lyase subunit PdxS: MGKLDVIEVKGTERLKRGFARMVKGGVIMDVTNAEQARIAEEAGAVAVMALHRVPADIRKAGGVARMAPIEKIQEIMDAVTIPVMAKVRIGHVAEARILEALGVDMIDESEVLTPSDPYFHIDKREFKVPFVCGNRNLGEAVRRIWEGAAMMRTKGEAGTGNIIEAVRHVRLLQDNIALIQRMTDEQVYGVAEKFAEPYLRLALEVREISGLPKQVLENEPVYGHYTYREIVEGLYRILLEIKKLGRLPVVNFAAGGVATPADAALMMQMGMDGVFVGSGIFKSSNPPKMARAIVEAVNHWDEPDVLVEISKEIGEPMHGQEIEQLEVRLEERGV; the protein is encoded by the coding sequence ATGGGAAAGCTCGACGTTATCGAGGTTAAGGGCACGGAGAGACTGAAGAGAGGCTTCGCCAGGATGGTGAAGGGCGGTGTCATAATGGACGTCACCAACGCCGAGCAGGCGAGAATCGCTGAGGAAGCTGGTGCAGTGGCCGTTATGGCCCTCCACCGCGTTCCAGCTGATATCAGGAAGGCCGGCGGAGTCGCGAGGATGGCTCCGATAGAGAAGATCCAGGAGATAATGGACGCCGTGACGATTCCCGTGATGGCCAAGGTCAGGATAGGCCACGTCGCAGAGGCGAGGATACTCGAGGCCCTGGGCGTTGACATGATAGACGAGAGCGAGGTTCTCACACCCTCTGACCCGTACTTCCACATCGACAAGCGCGAGTTCAAGGTTCCGTTCGTCTGCGGCAACAGGAACCTCGGCGAGGCCGTCAGGAGGATATGGGAAGGCGCGGCAATGATGAGGACGAAGGGTGAAGCGGGAACAGGAAACATCATAGAAGCGGTCAGGCACGTCCGCCTTCTCCAGGACAACATAGCCTTAATCCAGCGCATGACCGACGAGCAGGTCTACGGCGTTGCAGAGAAGTTTGCTGAGCCCTACCTCAGGCTCGCCCTGGAGGTCAGGGAGATAAGCGGCCTCCCGAAGCAGGTTCTTGAGAACGAGCCGGTCTACGGCCACTACACCTACCGCGAGATCGTCGAGGGCCTCTACAGGATCCTTTTAGAGATCAAAAAGCTCGGAAGGCTTCCAGTCGTCAACTTCGCGGCTGGAGGAGTTGCCACCCCCGCAGACGCTGCCCTGATGATGCAGATGGGCATGGACGGGGTGTTCGTCGGCTCCGGAATCTTCAAGAGCTCCAACCCGCCCAAGATGGCGAGGGCAATAGTTGAGGCCGTAAACCACTGGGACGAGCCCGATGTACTGGTCGAGATAAGCAAGGAGATCGGAGAGCCCATGCACGGCCAGGAGATAGAACAGCTCGAGGTTCGCCTCGAGGAGAGGGGCGTCTGA
- a CDS encoding 2-hydroxyacid dehydrogenase: protein MRPKVAVLFKMKSRPVEELKKYADVEFILYPGVEELRERIGEFDGVIISPLNPFPREVIEMAGRLKVISCHSAGYDHVDVKAATERGIYVTKVSGVLSEAVAEFAVGLTIALLRKIAYTDKLVRSGKWESQAMIWSSFQDIETVYGKKVGILGMGAIGEAIARRMKALGTEILYWSRSRKEAVEQEVGAVYKPLEDVLRESDIVILALPATPETYHIINGERIKLLEGKYLVNIGRGTLVDEKAVVKAIEEGRLKGYATDVFEEEPVREHGLFKYERETVLTPHHAGLSREAMEDMGFQAVRNLLSVFRGEVPKDLVNREVVKVRPPEKVKML from the coding sequence GTGAGGCCGAAGGTGGCGGTTCTTTTTAAGATGAAGAGCAGGCCCGTTGAGGAGCTCAAGAAGTATGCAGACGTTGAGTTCATCCTGTACCCGGGCGTTGAAGAGCTCAGGGAGCGCATAGGGGAGTTCGACGGCGTCATAATCTCGCCCCTGAACCCCTTCCCGAGGGAAGTCATTGAGATGGCCGGGAGGCTTAAGGTGATAAGCTGCCACTCGGCTGGCTACGACCACGTTGATGTGAAAGCGGCGACCGAGCGCGGGATCTACGTTACAAAAGTCTCCGGGGTTCTGAGCGAGGCAGTCGCTGAGTTTGCCGTCGGCCTGACCATCGCCCTCCTCAGGAAGATAGCCTACACCGACAAGCTCGTCCGTTCCGGAAAGTGGGAAAGTCAGGCAATGATATGGAGCAGTTTCCAGGACATAGAGACGGTTTACGGCAAGAAGGTGGGAATCCTCGGCATGGGGGCGATAGGGGAGGCGATAGCGAGGAGGATGAAGGCCTTAGGGACGGAAATCCTGTACTGGTCGCGCTCGAGGAAAGAAGCGGTGGAGCAGGAGGTCGGGGCAGTTTACAAACCCCTGGAGGACGTCCTGAGGGAGAGCGACATCGTTATCTTGGCGCTTCCCGCGACGCCCGAGACATACCACATCATCAACGGGGAGCGGATAAAGCTCCTCGAGGGCAAATACCTGGTGAACATTGGAAGGGGGACCCTCGTGGACGAGAAAGCCGTCGTTAAGGCCATCGAGGAGGGCAGGCTCAAGGGCTACGCCACCGATGTCTTCGAAGAGGAACCGGTGCGGGAGCACGGGCTCTTCAAGTACGAGCGGGAGACCGTCTTGACGCCCCACCACGCGGGCCTCTCAAGGGAAGCCATGGAGGACATGGGCTTTCAGGCCGTGAGAAACCTCCTCTCCGTCTTCCGCGGTGAAGTTCCGAAAGACCTCGTGAACCGGGAAGTAGTTAAAGTCCGCCCGCCTGAGAAAGTCAAGATGCTCTGA
- a CDS encoding M42 family metallopeptidase: MLVEELREITRIPGISGYEEKVREKIAEWVEPYADYAVDTIGNLVVELGEGELKAIFMAHMDEIGLLITGIRPDGKLTFRKIGGIDDRLLYGRHLDVITERGKLDGVIGALPVHLNLEQKFETVPWSKLVVDIGAESREEAEKLGVKVLDYAVFKKHFAVLNDRYVSTRSLDDRFGVVALVEAIKDLVDHDLDGRHIFAFTVQEEVGLNGAKFLAEKYSPGYAFAVDSFACCGDLTGDVKLGGGAVIRAVDGSAIYTRALARKVAEIARRNGIPLQVGVTGGGTDASVFQHKSEVLALSVPIRYLHSEVETLHLADLEALIKLIEAIAFEL; encoded by the coding sequence ATGCTGGTTGAGGAACTCAGGGAGATTACACGGATCCCGGGTATTTCAGGCTATGAGGAGAAAGTCAGAGAAAAGATAGCGGAGTGGGTAGAGCCATACGCGGACTATGCCGTTGATACCATAGGGAACCTCGTCGTTGAGCTCGGCGAGGGCGAGCTTAAGGCCATCTTCATGGCCCACATGGACGAGATAGGTCTTCTCATCACAGGGATAAGGCCCGACGGGAAGCTGACCTTCAGAAAAATCGGGGGAATCGACGACCGCCTTCTGTACGGCAGACACCTCGACGTCATCACCGAGAGAGGGAAGCTCGACGGGGTCATCGGGGCACTCCCTGTGCACCTCAACCTTGAGCAGAAGTTCGAAACGGTGCCATGGAGCAAGCTCGTCGTAGACATAGGTGCGGAGAGCAGGGAGGAAGCGGAGAAGCTCGGCGTTAAGGTTCTTGACTATGCAGTCTTCAAGAAGCACTTCGCGGTTCTGAACGACCGCTACGTCTCGACCCGCTCGCTGGACGACCGCTTTGGGGTGGTCGCCCTCGTTGAGGCCATCAAAGACCTCGTTGACCACGACCTCGATGGCAGACACATCTTCGCCTTCACAGTCCAGGAGGAGGTGGGCCTCAACGGGGCAAAGTTCCTGGCCGAGAAGTACTCTCCCGGGTACGCCTTTGCGGTGGATTCCTTCGCCTGCTGCGGGGACTTAACCGGCGACGTTAAGCTCGGCGGGGGCGCCGTGATAAGGGCCGTCGATGGCTCTGCCATCTACACCAGGGCCCTCGCGAGAAAGGTCGCTGAAATCGCCCGCAGGAACGGGATCCCCCTCCAGGTCGGCGTCACCGGCGGTGGGACGGACGCTTCGGTCTTCCAGCACAAGAGCGAGGTTCTCGCTTTGAGCGTGCCCATCAGGTACCTCCACAGCGAGGTCGAGACGCTCCATTTGGCTGACCTCGAGGCGCTGATAAAGCTCATCGAGGCGATAGCGTTTGAGCTCTGA
- a CDS encoding AbrB/MazE/SpoVT family DNA-binding domain-containing protein gives MGKVGLTKVDEKGRIVIPKEIRRKLKIKPGEEFVVTELDGDTLIVKRFNVKKMLEGLIEKAKDVDLEKLQMETAEEGNRVARKKYREVFD, from the coding sequence GTGGGAAAAGTGGGACTGACTAAGGTGGACGAAAAGGGCAGGATAGTCATCCCGAAGGAGATAAGGAGAAAGCTGAAGATAAAGCCTGGTGAAGAGTTTGTGGTTACAGAGCTAGACGGCGATACTCTCATTGTAAAGCGCTTCAACGTTAAAAAGATGCTCGAGGGCCTGATAGAGAAGGCAAAAGACGTCGACCTTGAGAAGCTCCAGATGGAGACAGCCGAAGAGGGGAACAGGGTTGCCAGGAAAAAGTACAGAGAAGTTTTTGATTGA
- a CDS encoding type II toxin-antitoxin system VapC family toxin, translated as MPGKSTEKFLIDTNVFIAAVKRGWTDTTELLLHLLSSSRYRLIANDVLLAEYRKYAERLDAMDFYEFLVSRVDLVNPKPEDVRKVLSYFPKSQVADAVHAATCLITGAVLITNDRHFEEISKAGLIEVWSVTTAIKRLIRR; from the coding sequence TTGCCAGGAAAAAGTACAGAGAAGTTTTTGATTGACACCAACGTCTTCATTGCCGCAGTAAAGCGGGGGTGGACCGACACGACCGAGCTACTCCTCCACTTACTCTCCAGCAGCAGGTATAGACTCATAGCAAACGACGTCCTGCTTGCAGAGTACCGGAAATACGCGGAGAGGCTCGATGCCATGGATTTTTATGAGTTTTTGGTGAGTAGGGTTGATCTTGTGAACCCAAAGCCTGAGGACGTTCGAAAGGTGCTGTCCTACTTCCCAAAAAGCCAGGTTGCGGATGCTGTTCACGCAGCGACCTGTCTGATAACTGGAGCCGTATTAATCACGAACGACAGGCACTTTGAGGAGATTTCTAAAGCAGGCCTGATTGAAGTCTGGAGCGTTACAACTGCAATTAAAAGACTAATCCGGAGGTGA
- a CDS encoding sulfite exporter TauE/SafE family protein, which translates to MLRYLGYFGVGVLIGALASMFGLGGGFLIVPVLNLLGVEMHHAVGTSSAAVVFTSLSSAIAYQRQRRIHYKAGLLLALTAVPGAYIGAWATAYISASQLKVIFGTVLLLVAIRIYRKKSAEPHEVRIEEVKLDYGLILLGGLIAGIASGLLGVGGGVINVPFLTAMGMPIHYAVATSSFAIVFTATSGALKHYMMGNVEVEWLLLLVPGLIIGAQIGARIAKRTRASSLSKGFAVVLALLAIRMVLRGLGFAVP; encoded by the coding sequence GTGCTCAGATACCTGGGCTACTTCGGAGTTGGAGTCCTCATCGGGGCCCTCGCGTCGATGTTCGGGCTCGGCGGGGGCTTCCTGATAGTGCCTGTCCTTAACCTCCTCGGCGTCGAGATGCACCACGCCGTTGGAACTTCGAGCGCGGCCGTGGTCTTTACTTCCCTCAGCTCGGCCATAGCCTACCAAAGGCAGCGCAGGATACACTACAAAGCCGGCCTTCTGCTGGCGTTAACAGCAGTCCCGGGGGCATACATAGGCGCGTGGGCGACGGCCTATATAAGCGCCTCCCAGCTGAAGGTGATCTTCGGTACAGTTCTCCTCCTCGTCGCGATAAGGATTTACAGGAAGAAGAGCGCCGAGCCGCACGAGGTCAGGATTGAGGAGGTAAAGCTCGACTACGGGCTGATCCTCCTCGGCGGCCTCATAGCGGGGATAGCCAGCGGGCTTTTGGGCGTCGGGGGAGGGGTTATAAACGTGCCCTTCCTCACCGCCATGGGCATGCCGATACACTATGCGGTAGCCACCTCGAGCTTTGCGATAGTCTTTACCGCAACGAGCGGGGCCCTGAAGCACTACATGATGGGCAACGTTGAGGTGGAGTGGCTTCTCCTCCTCGTGCCGGGCCTCATAATCGGCGCCCAGATAGGTGCGAGGATAGCGAAGAGAACCAGGGCTTCCTCACTCAGCAAGGGCTTTGCGGTTGTCCTGGCCCTCCTGGCCATCAGGATGGTGCTCCGGGGACTCGGCTTTGCCGTCCCGTGA